The Sebastes fasciatus isolate fSebFas1 chromosome 4, fSebFas1.pri, whole genome shotgun sequence genome window below encodes:
- the tnnt2d gene encoding troponin T2d, cardiac isoform X1, which yields MTNIAAPKIPDGDKVDFDDIHRKRQDKDLSELQSLIEAHFIQRKKEEEELIALVNRIEKRRAERAEQQRVRAEREKDRQARLMEEKERREEEEHRKKHDDDAKKKKALSNMTHQYSAGQKGDNRKGAKKQTEREKKKKILADRRKALSIDHLNEDKLKEKANEMWQWLMGLEAEKFDLGEKLKRQKYDINQLLARVQDHQSAKGRGKGKMAGRLR from the exons ATGACAAATATTGCTGCCCCAAAGATCCCTGATGGGGATAAAGTGGATTTTGAT GACATCCACAGGAAGCGTCAGGACAAGGATCTGTCTGAGCTGCAGTCTCTGATCGAGGCTCACTTTATccagaggaagaaagaggaagaagagctcATCGCCCTCGTTAACAGAATC gagAAACGTCGTGCtgagagagcagagcagcagagggtccgggcagagagggagaaggatAGGCAGGCCAGACTTATG GAGGAAAAAGagcggagggaggaggaggagcaccGTAAGAAGCACGATGATGacgccaagaagaagaaggcccTCTCCAACATGACCCATCAGTACAGCGCTGGACAGAAG GGTGACAACAGAAAAGGAGCCAAGAAACAAActgagagggagaagaagaagaagatcctGGCCGACCGCAGGAAGGCTCTAAGCATTGATCATCTGAACGAGGACAAACTCAA gGAGAAGGCCAACGAGATGTGGCAGTGGCTGATGGGGCTAGAGGCTGAGAAGTTTGATCTTGGTGAAAAACTCAAAAGACAGAAGTACGAC ATCAACCAGCTTCTTGCTCGAGTCCAGGACCACCAGAG TGCCAAAGGACGTGGCAAGGGCAAGATGGCCGGCCGGCTCAGGTAA
- the tnnt2d gene encoding troponin T2d, cardiac isoform X2, with protein sequence MLQISYIHKKLYNTLKEREKAQKHNRSSLINCFECMMFTCKRVFYCDIGTIPPVKDKNTFSSTATDIWVTTGARCKLRELFPSRTLLCCLMIRNICQSINRLIGIHFAELIHNKMSDTEVMEDEEVQEAEAQEEATDESKPKPKFMTNIAAPKIPDGDKVDFDDIHRKRQDKDLSELQSLIEAHFIQRKKEEEELIALVNRIEKRRAERAEQQRVRAEREKDRQARLMEEKERREEEEHRKKHDDDAKKKKALSNMTHQYSAGQKGDNRKGAKKQTEREKKKKILADRRKALSIDHLNEDKLKEKANEMWQWLMGLEAEKFDLGEKLKRQKYDINQLLARVQDHQSAKGRGKGKMAGRLR encoded by the exons ATGTTGCAAATCtcttacattcacaaaaaactatacaacacactcaaggaaagggaaaaagcacaaaagcataataggtcctctttaattaattgttttgaaTGCATGATGTTTACTTGTAAAAGAGTATTTTATTGTGACATCGGTACTATTCCTCCAGTAAAAGATAAGAATACTTTTTCCTCTACTGCCACAGATATTTGGGTCACTACTGGTGCTCGCTGTAAACTGCGTGAACTGTTTCCGTCTCGTACTCTGCTATGTTGTTTAATGATCAGAAATATTTGCCAGTCTATAAATAGACTAATAGGGATCCATTTTGCAGAGCTCATCCATAACAAAATGTCTGACACGGAAGTCATGGAGGACGAGGAAGTTCA GGAGGCAGAAG CACAAGAGGAGGCGACAG ATGAGTCAAAGCCCAAACCTAA GTTCATGACAAATATTGCTGCCCCAAAGATCCCTGATGGGGATAAAGTGGATTTTGAT GACATCCACAGGAAGCGTCAGGACAAGGATCTGTCTGAGCTGCAGTCTCTGATCGAGGCTCACTTTATccagaggaagaaagaggaagaagagctcATCGCCCTCGTTAACAGAATC gagAAACGTCGTGCtgagagagcagagcagcagagggtccgggcagagagggagaaggatAGGCAGGCCAGACTTATG GAGGAAAAAGagcggagggaggaggaggagcaccGTAAGAAGCACGATGATGacgccaagaagaagaaggcccTCTCCAACATGACCCATCAGTACAGCGCTGGACAGAAG GGTGACAACAGAAAAGGAGCCAAGAAACAAActgagagggagaagaagaagaagatcctGGCCGACCGCAGGAAGGCTCTAAGCATTGATCATCTGAACGAGGACAAACTCAA gGAGAAGGCCAACGAGATGTGGCAGTGGCTGATGGGGCTAGAGGCTGAGAAGTTTGATCTTGGTGAAAAACTCAAAAGACAGAAGTACGAC ATCAACCAGCTTCTTGCTCGAGTCCAGGACCACCAGAG TGCCAAAGGACGTGGCAAGGGCAAGATGGCCGGCCGGCTCAGGTAA